In the Bacillus tuaregi genome, one interval contains:
- a CDS encoding S-layer homology domain-containing protein — MARSKNYKKFISATMATTVMASSVAAVLPGNTLNVEAASFTDIESGTYYYEAVLHLTEKGAIKGYEDGTFRPYQAITRGQAASILAQALQLEVENVKNPGFVDVTTDYRFYSAIAALVKAGIVQGVTKDTFAPEKGITRAEMAKMISHAFQLKDKQDSKTTFTDVPENSWYGEFVEALYDNGVTEGKTKSTFAPHDPVSRAQLATFIFRAQQSQQENKEDESTNPDTTPAPGPSTGGGSGGGGVPTTPAPDQTVANAVIEKITALPAVDALSLSDETAVNEAKTAWNALTPSQRELVSTELQTKLIEVIAKINELSDQFIPEGYVLKDDGKTAKVTTNEAFNYAVGQSGVEKIEITAGFTSNFRGIIKQEIIIPEEIEKETINFNHSIVQNLSVYGDDITIENATIHNLLIADTVYDLTLLNVKDAEESMHTFDGGGDQSIVLIGNTTFKGDIKITSGSAIQVRAESEDAAINGTVWIESEANTIISAPVTNVIIDKGNENIQINSNIEQLIIRSDATIKYGDNAHIEKAVKRVGVTVVAEEGHPIEFTEILDNFELQRLLLTAENLREKAAIGDKEGNVTQEALDQLKSAMDQAQKIYDENTSVDEETQDMIDSEVSRLQASITEFRNNIVHVDRKELEYEWHRAQRLANQVTIGTQPGQYPAEDFQALQALIAEAEEMHEGYGYSQQEIDEKTAELQRFITYFLTTKVEDGKGEDSIIDGSITFTLQGEHFTNLPSVDVEIIAYRENMGSNTAQFSTPEKVQEENGYRINVTNIDVSLADTYYAVIKTNRYLFIEKLTKKELEGGTIKPLTTENHVLLQAEVPFSDETKEHNNLALNLTNDSGKGILSAYVSTGSYVPVGTYNIQYNTVGTDASYSLFKDNFTVSETNNKIQFTEEELALVTFEIEQSQPVNYKFDGAAPLYSLGDKYNVIYHPRMPEGITSLYLTKGEYESIRPIYSIEKGEEYWRIAFDIKSIDIQNNQTLKVDDKLKFDVEWKNSEFEGTSMDVNTPFDYYYDVSVKDSTGQEVDSIEKAALDEWENLIHTSEYVNGKITVKTADKEFSKVVDRFNFRNFTISDITNGEPISGEAEIIFSVEDSPIAIQPYSETITISSNDEGVPGSGENPDDQGAPKFVNEEMKVEDQSYSEWLTSAGISLDQYFEGENLQYEISVEREDLIRAELNGHTIELEPLFNQEEMDSYRLEPILVKVTAANEHGSLSEEFKIHFYPEATGLETHRIEAGNVIHWQDSRVSEVTGYKVYRGLNDHFENAELISDVISTGTESFIDKNPKPGENYYYFVRPILNGEVVQNGDHSSNIKEEMKSRLEGRLGSLKFALDDSPSMLAESVTYAEEELNRALEAGWTQAEIESFSGYANLLPAQEKLSSFVQLASPANLVTNGTKISWDPVDLATGYEVIIYQKNKLDDYRDVIFTIDEQVNETFLDLSNIEGLKSGKYQVRVIAIGEGDPQSISRLTPFSGTDITFGDKAADTQVNESEEKVTFSSTLTMEDAFIVENGFLRFCR; from the coding sequence TTGGCTAGGTCAAAAAACTATAAGAAATTTATCTCAGCAACAATGGCAACAACGGTTATGGCTTCATCGGTTGCTGCGGTTTTACCAGGTAATACGTTAAATGTAGAAGCTGCTAGTTTTACAGATATAGAGAGTGGTACATATTATTATGAGGCTGTTCTTCACCTAACAGAAAAGGGTGCGATTAAGGGGTATGAGGATGGGACGTTCAGACCATACCAGGCCATCACTCGTGGTCAAGCAGCATCCATATTGGCTCAGGCTCTACAGCTGGAAGTGGAAAATGTAAAAAATCCAGGATTTGTAGATGTTACGACAGATTATCGCTTCTACAGTGCAATTGCGGCTTTAGTAAAAGCGGGAATTGTCCAAGGGGTGACGAAGGATACATTCGCACCTGAAAAAGGAATCACTCGTGCGGAAATGGCGAAGATGATTTCCCATGCCTTTCAGCTGAAGGACAAGCAGGACTCAAAAACTACTTTCACAGATGTACCAGAAAATAGCTGGTATGGGGAATTTGTAGAGGCACTCTATGATAATGGAGTAACCGAAGGGAAAACAAAGTCAACCTTTGCCCCGCATGATCCAGTTAGCCGCGCGCAGCTGGCTACCTTTATCTTTCGGGCACAGCAATCCCAGCAGGAAAACAAAGAGGATGAATCAACCAATCCGGATACTACACCAGCACCAGGTCCATCAACCGGTGGAGGTTCTGGAGGAGGTGGCGTTCCAACCACACCAGCACCAGATCAAACAGTTGCCAATGCAGTAATAGAGAAAATTACAGCTTTACCGGCTGTGGATGCACTCTCATTGTCAGATGAAACGGCTGTAAATGAGGCAAAAACAGCATGGAATGCCTTGACACCTTCACAGAGAGAGCTAGTAAGCACAGAACTTCAAACGAAGTTAATAGAAGTAATTGCTAAAATAAATGAATTATCCGATCAATTCATTCCTGAAGGATATGTGCTAAAGGATGATGGAAAAACAGCAAAAGTCACAACAAATGAAGCGTTTAACTATGCTGTCGGACAATCAGGCGTAGAAAAGATTGAAATAACTGCAGGATTTACCTCCAATTTTAGGGGAATAATCAAACAGGAAATAATCATACCTGAGGAAATTGAAAAAGAAACGATAAATTTCAATCATTCAATTGTACAGAATCTATCTGTATATGGCGATGATATTACAATAGAAAACGCAACGATTCATAATCTGCTTATCGCGGACACCGTATATGATTTAACCCTATTAAATGTTAAGGATGCAGAGGAATCCATGCATACCTTTGATGGTGGTGGGGATCAATCCATTGTCCTAATCGGTAATACAACCTTCAAGGGTGATATTAAAATTACTTCAGGTTCAGCTATCCAGGTAAGAGCAGAAAGTGAAGACGCAGCTATCAATGGAACCGTTTGGATTGAATCTGAAGCGAATACGATTATTTCAGCACCGGTTACAAATGTGATTATTGATAAAGGAAATGAAAATATCCAAATTAATAGTAATATAGAGCAATTGATTATCCGCAGCGATGCAACTATTAAATATGGTGATAATGCCCATATCGAAAAGGCTGTAAAACGAGTCGGTGTTACTGTAGTAGCGGAGGAAGGCCACCCGATTGAATTCACTGAGATACTCGATAATTTCGAATTGCAACGATTGCTTTTGACAGCTGAGAATTTACGTGAAAAGGCAGCCATTGGGGACAAAGAAGGCAATGTGACTCAAGAAGCATTGGACCAGCTAAAGTCAGCAATGGATCAAGCCCAAAAAATCTATGATGAAAATACAAGTGTGGATGAAGAAACACAAGATATGATCGATTCTGAAGTAAGCCGTCTCCAAGCTTCTATCACAGAATTTAGAAACAATATCGTTCATGTCGACCGAAAAGAACTTGAATATGAATGGCATCGGGCGCAGCGCCTTGCTAATCAAGTAACGATTGGTACACAACCAGGTCAATATCCTGCGGAAGATTTTCAAGCCCTTCAGGCTCTGATTGCAGAGGCAGAGGAAATGCATGAGGGATATGGCTACAGCCAGCAGGAAATAGATGAAAAGACAGCGGAATTACAACGCTTTATTACCTACTTTTTAACAACAAAGGTAGAGGATGGCAAAGGTGAGGATTCCATTATAGATGGAAGTATTACCTTTACACTTCAAGGTGAGCATTTTACTAACCTTCCATCTGTAGATGTTGAAATTATCGCTTATCGGGAAAATATGGGTTCCAATACCGCTCAATTTTCGACACCAGAAAAGGTTCAAGAGGAGAATGGATATAGGATTAACGTGACCAATATTGATGTTTCGTTAGCAGATACCTATTACGCCGTTATCAAAACGAATCGATATCTTTTTATTGAAAAATTAACGAAAAAAGAGCTCGAAGGTGGAACCATTAAGCCATTAACGACTGAAAATCATGTTCTTTTACAAGCAGAGGTACCATTCTCTGACGAAACAAAAGAACATAATAATCTAGCGCTTAATTTAACAAATGATAGCGGAAAAGGAATTTTATCTGCTTATGTTTCAACAGGATCCTATGTACCTGTCGGGACCTATAATATTCAATATAATACAGTTGGAACGGATGCGTCCTACAGCTTATTTAAAGACAACTTTACTGTTTCTGAAACGAACAATAAAATCCAGTTCACTGAAGAGGAATTGGCTCTTGTTACATTTGAAATAGAGCAAAGTCAGCCAGTCAATTACAAGTTTGATGGGGCCGCTCCATTATATTCTTTAGGAGATAAATATAATGTAATCTATCACCCTAGAATGCCAGAAGGAATTACTTCTCTTTATTTGACGAAGGGGGAATATGAGAGCATCAGGCCAATCTATTCCATTGAAAAAGGCGAAGAATATTGGAGAATTGCTTTTGATATAAAATCAATCGATATACAAAATAATCAAACCTTAAAAGTTGACGATAAGCTTAAGTTTGATGTTGAATGGAAGAATTCAGAGTTTGAGGGTACTTCAATGGATGTGAATACTCCGTTCGATTATTATTATGATGTTTCCGTAAAAGATTCAACTGGTCAGGAAGTTGATTCAATTGAAAAGGCAGCATTGGATGAATGGGAAAATTTAATCCATACTTCTGAGTATGTTAATGGAAAAATAACCGTTAAAACAGCGGATAAGGAATTTTCCAAGGTAGTGGATCGATTTAATTTTAGGAACTTCACAATCAGTGATATTACCAATGGTGAGCCCATTTCAGGTGAAGCTGAAATCATCTTTTCTGTAGAGGATTCACCGATTGCGATTCAACCATACAGTGAAACCATCACGATTTCAAGCAATGATGAGGGAGTGCCTGGTTCGGGTGAAAATCCTGATGACCAAGGTGCGCCAAAGTTCGTTAATGAGGAAATGAAAGTGGAGGATCAGTCTTACTCAGAATGGTTGACCTCAGCAGGTATTTCATTAGATCAGTATTTTGAGGGAGAGAACCTGCAATATGAAATATCGGTAGAGCGTGAGGATTTAATTCGTGCTGAGCTTAATGGCCATACGATAGAGCTTGAACCGCTATTTAATCAGGAAGAGATGGATTCATACCGTTTAGAACCGATTCTAGTAAAGGTTACGGCAGCAAATGAGCACGGAAGCTTAAGTGAAGAGTTCAAAATTCATTTTTATCCTGAAGCGACTGGATTAGAAACGCATCGAATTGAAGCGGGAAATGTGATTCATTGGCAGGATAGTCGTGTGTCCGAGGTAACAGGGTACAAGGTTTATAGAGGGTTAAATGATCACTTTGAAAATGCTGAGCTTATTTCAGATGTAATTAGCACAGGGACAGAATCTTTCATTGATAAGAATCCAAAACCTGGTGAGAATTATTATTATTTTGTTCGTCCTATTTTGAATGGTGAAGTCGTTCAAAACGGGGATCATTCTTCAAATATAAAAGAAGAGATGAAGAGCAGACTGGAAGGCCGACTAGGGTCGTTGAAATTTGCCTTAGATGATAGCCCAAGTATGTTAGCAGAATCTGTCACATATGCAGAAGAAGAGTTGAATCGGGCGCTAGAGGCTGGCTGGACTCAAGCAGAGATTGAGAGTTTTTCAGGGTATGCAAACTTGCTTCCTGCTCAGGAAAAACTATCTAGTTTTGTACAACTAGCATCCCCTGCAAACCTTGTCACAAATGGTACCAAAATTTCTTGGGATCCAGTTGATCTTGCAACAGGATATGAAGTGATCATCTATCAGAAGAACAAGCTGGATGACTACAGGGATGTTATTTTTACAATCGATGAGCAAGTGAATGAAACCTTCCTTGATTTATCAAATATTGAGGGTCTAAAGTCTGGCAAATATCAGGTCCGAGTAATAGCCATTGGAGAAGGGGACCCGCAGTCCATTTCACGCCTCACTCCTTTTTCCGGTACTGATATCACGTTTGGTGACAAAGCAGCGGACACTCAAGTCAATGAATCAGAAGAAAAAGTAACATTCTCCTCAACATTAACCATGGAAGATGCTTTCATAGTAGAAAACGGCTTTTTAAGATTTTGTCGGTGA
- a CDS encoding AraC family transcriptional regulator, producing MTNDLLLELMQLNEEEKLIVNQKKKKEVKKDLYTTQSAFVIEGEKFLGKDKMIEIRKHTRFIDFPMHRHNYIEINYVLNGKLKQKVGNERICLQQGELILLNQHIYHEIEASAEEDIIINFIIQPQFFEFIFTFLSSDNMISNFLINSIYNHTQNGQYLYFAISEVKEIQDIIIKMIEEIRNSSLLSDSFIKLYTGLLVVELIKHSNKLKQNEENPAHQYIMVETMKYIDVHYQTASLYELAEKLHQPHYALSKQIKSSTSYTFKELIQEKRLSQAKQLLLGTEMPITEIVERVGYDNISYFYRIFKNKFGVTPKKFRENKVD from the coding sequence ATGACGAATGATCTTTTGTTGGAATTAATGCAATTGAATGAGGAAGAAAAATTGATTGTCAATCAGAAAAAGAAAAAAGAGGTTAAGAAAGACCTCTATACCACTCAGTCTGCCTTTGTGATTGAGGGTGAAAAGTTCCTGGGCAAGGACAAAATGATTGAGATACGTAAACACACGCGATTTATTGACTTTCCTATGCATCGTCATAACTATATTGAAATCAATTATGTTTTAAATGGAAAGCTCAAGCAAAAGGTTGGTAATGAAAGGATTTGTTTGCAGCAGGGAGAGCTCATCCTGTTAAATCAGCATATTTACCACGAAATTGAGGCCAGTGCAGAAGAGGACATTATCATCAACTTTATTATTCAGCCGCAATTTTTTGAGTTTATCTTTACTTTCCTATCATCAGATAACATGATTAGTAATTTCCTCATTAACAGCATCTATAATCATACACAAAATGGGCAATATCTCTACTTTGCCATTTCTGAAGTTAAAGAAATACAAGACATTATTATTAAAATGATCGAGGAAATCAGGAATTCTTCGCTGCTATCTGATTCCTTTATTAAGCTGTATACAGGCTTACTTGTCGTTGAACTAATCAAGCATTCCAATAAGCTCAAACAGAATGAAGAGAATCCTGCCCATCAATATATTATGGTGGAAACCATGAAGTACATTGATGTCCATTACCAGACTGCGTCGTTGTATGAGCTGGCTGAAAAGCTGCACCAGCCTCATTATGCGCTAAGTAAACAAATTAAAAGTTCTACAAGCTATACATTTAAAGAGCTGATTCAAGAAAAACGGCTGAGTCAAGCAAAGCAATTATTACTAGGGACTGAGATGCCTATTACAGAAATTGTAGAGCGTGTCGGCTATGATAATATCAGCTATTTTTATCGTATTTTTAAAAATAAATTTGGTGTAACGCCTAAAAAATTCAGGGAGAACAAGGTAGATTAA
- a CDS encoding DUF4183 domain-containing protein, with the protein MALQLMKLLVTATTTTEIVPADTRFFHVTNALTAAGSTLTIDAASFFDDAGAEVTSLPTLAANNSYFNVYVNGVLQMEGISTYTPGATGVGSLAIDVPAGGGDIPADTPIVVEVLNYAPSSSTTVTT; encoded by the coding sequence ATGGCACTCCAATTGATGAAGCTTCTTGTTACTGCTACAACCACCACTGAAATTGTTCCTGCGGATACAAGATTTTTTCATGTCACAAACGCTTTAACAGCGGCCGGTTCTACTTTAACCATTGATGCGGCAAGTTTTTTTGACGATGCAGGTGCAGAAGTTACATCGCTTCCGACATTAGCCGCCAATAATAGCTACTTTAATGTTTACGTGAATGGTGTATTACAAATGGAAGGTATCTCAACCTATACACCTGGTGCAACCGGTGTCGGTTCATTGGCTATTGATGTTCCAGCAGGAGGAGGAGACATTCCAGCAGATACACCAATTGTTGTTGAGGTTCTAAATTATGCTCCGTCTTCTTCTACAACGGTTACAACCTAA
- a CDS encoding helix-turn-helix domain-containing protein, protein MAKKHTSVEVKLEAVLQVLDGKKSVIEAADDLGVHRDTVNNWVNAYKRKGEDGLKNPSSHRSPQTKNNNQKVRELEKKLKEKELENEILKKFQAFLKENE, encoded by the coding sequence ATGGCTAAAAAACACACAAGTGTCGAAGTTAAGTTAGAAGCTGTACTTCAGGTATTAGACGGTAAAAAGTCAGTTATAGAAGCTGCGGACGATTTAGGTGTACACCGTGATACAGTAAATAACTGGGTCAATGCATATAAAAGGAAAGGTGAAGATGGCCTTAAAAATCCAAGTTCCCACAGGTCCCCTCAAACCAAAAATAATAATCAAAAAGTACGAGAGTTAGAGAAAAAATTAAAAGAAAAAGAATTGGAAAATGAAATATTAAAAAAGTTCCAGGCCTTTCTCAAGGAGAACGAATAA
- the arcC gene encoding carbamate kinase codes for MQRQKLVIALGGNALGKNPQEQISLVKKTAKTIAEFAKDDYDIIIGHGNGPQVGMINLAFDFASLNDKSVPSMPFAECGAMSQGYIGYHLQQAIQNELAKQRIFRPVCTVVTQVVVNQWDSAFLTPTKPVGIFYSKDQADRFAKEKGFVFVEDAGRGYRRVVPSPLPERIVELGLIKELADRGEIVITVGGGGIPIIEGIDGYQGVAAVIDKDLSCAKLATDIQADMLLILTAVDQVCVNYNTVSQRGLSYLSTEEAKKYIMEGQFAKGSMLPKVEACLTYLEACPQGKAMITSLENAPAALAGKTGTVIATSKVLEEYLVLA; via the coding sequence ATGCAGCGTCAAAAATTGGTTATTGCATTAGGAGGCAATGCATTAGGGAAAAACCCTCAAGAACAAATTAGTTTAGTTAAGAAAACCGCAAAGACGATTGCAGAATTTGCAAAAGACGATTATGACATAATTATTGGACATGGAAATGGTCCTCAGGTAGGAATGATAAATCTGGCATTTGATTTTGCTAGTCTTAATGATAAATCAGTTCCATCCATGCCATTTGCTGAATGCGGGGCTATGAGCCAGGGCTATATTGGTTACCATCTGCAACAAGCAATTCAAAATGAATTGGCTAAACAACGTATTTTTCGACCTGTGTGCACAGTAGTAACTCAAGTAGTTGTAAATCAATGGGATTCCGCCTTTTTAACCCCCACAAAACCTGTAGGTATTTTTTATAGTAAAGATCAGGCTGATAGGTTTGCAAAAGAAAAAGGCTTTGTATTTGTTGAAGATGCCGGTCGGGGCTATCGTAGAGTGGTACCTAGTCCATTACCAGAGAGAATTGTCGAATTAGGCTTGATAAAGGAATTAGCAGATAGAGGTGAAATCGTTATAACAGTTGGCGGTGGCGGTATCCCTATTATCGAGGGAATAGACGGGTATCAAGGAGTTGCAGCTGTTATTGACAAAGATCTTTCATGTGCTAAATTGGCAACTGATATCCAAGCAGATATGTTGTTAATTTTGACAGCGGTAGATCAAGTCTGTGTAAATTACAATACAGTAAGCCAAAGAGGCCTAAGTTATCTTAGCACTGAAGAAGCAAAGAAGTATATTATGGAAGGACAGTTTGCAAAGGGGAGTATGCTTCCGAAGGTTGAAGCCTGCTTAACCTATTTGGAAGCATGTCCACAGGGTAAGGCAATGATAACGTCCTTGGAAAATGCACCCGCCGCACTAGCAGGAAAAACTGGTACTGTAATTGCGACATCCAAGGTGTTGGAAGAATATTTAGTGTTAGCTTAA
- a CDS encoding DUF4183 domain-containing protein, with amino-acid sequence MARKSSRPHKKFLRDFSLLIKNIYIQPRVTRFFYQAKHNICLEKYQVIPAYQFINDAGKSIKKFPYKGKSKYSNLYINGIMQEGKAYKIKKKKLMIKNIGGTIYAGTPIVIEIVEFRLGYRDRSELNPKVIMEKGRK; translated from the coding sequence ATGGCTCGTAAATCATCACGTCCGCATAAAAAATTTCTTCGTGATTTTTCACTTTTGATAAAAAATATATACATTCAGCCCAGAGTAACTAGATTCTTTTATCAAGCAAAACATAATATCTGCCTGGAGAAATACCAGGTGATTCCTGCATACCAATTCATCAATGATGCTGGAAAATCCATAAAAAAATTCCCTTATAAAGGGAAAAGCAAATATAGTAATCTCTACATTAATGGAATCATGCAGGAGGGAAAGGCTTATAAAATCAAAAAGAAAAAATTAATGATTAAAAACATAGGAGGAACCATCTATGCTGGAACTCCTATAGTAATTGAAATAGTCGAATTTCGATTGGGATACAGGGACAGGTCTGAACTGAACCCAAAAGTGATCATGGAAAAGGGTAGGAAGTAA
- a CDS encoding IS3 family transposase, whose protein sequence is MRKDYSVILPCTVLGVSTSGYYAYLNRPKSQVSTKDRKLLTKIKRAYSHHKGTYGAKRIAIYISSKGTLVNHKKVARIMREANIKATVRRPKTTKEAKGKAVGYVYENLLNRDFEAIHPNQKWVTDMTEVLVEGKKFYISALMDLFNREILALQISSSPNQELIKATIEAAQKRRKLKSLEGVVIHSDQGSVYRSFEHNKLAKTLKFTPSMSRKANCWDNAVIKSFFSQLKTEFPCFYTVNLHSFQQDLKSFIRYYNEKRIQDKLGFISPKDYYLNYQKLA, encoded by the coding sequence TTGAGGAAGGATTATTCAGTTATCCTTCCTTGTACTGTATTAGGTGTATCTACTAGTGGTTATTATGCCTATCTAAATCGACCAAAATCACAAGTGTCTACTAAAGATCGTAAGTTACTAACCAAGATAAAACGTGCTTATTCTCACCACAAAGGAACCTATGGAGCCAAAAGAATCGCAATATATATATCTTCCAAAGGAACACTGGTTAACCATAAAAAAGTAGCTCGTATCATGAGAGAAGCAAATATTAAAGCAACAGTACGACGTCCCAAAACTACAAAAGAAGCCAAGGGGAAGGCTGTTGGTTATGTCTATGAAAACCTTCTTAATAGAGATTTTGAGGCCATTCATCCAAATCAAAAATGGGTAACAGATATGACTGAGGTCTTAGTTGAGGGTAAGAAGTTTTATATTTCAGCATTAATGGATTTATTTAACCGAGAAATACTTGCCTTACAAATTAGCTCCAGTCCAAATCAGGAGCTTATTAAAGCTACTATTGAAGCTGCTCAAAAAAGAAGAAAATTAAAGTCATTAGAGGGCGTTGTGATCCATAGTGATCAGGGCAGCGTTTACCGCTCTTTCGAGCATAATAAACTGGCTAAAACACTAAAGTTCACTCCAAGTATGTCTCGTAAAGCTAACTGCTGGGATAATGCCGTTATTAAAAGCTTTTTTTCTCAACTGAAAACAGAATTCCCTTGTTTCTATACGGTAAATCTTCATTCTTTTCAGCAGGATTTAAAGAGCTTTATTCGCTATTACAATGAGAAACGAATCCAAGATAAACTCGGATTCATTTCTCCTAAAGATTACTATTTAAATTACCAAAAATTAGCATAA
- the thiC gene encoding phosphomethylpyrimidine synthase ThiC produces the protein MSNHSANEQRISIKANFSGSKKVYVTGSRPDMKVPMREIELSPTSGSFGESENPPVRVYDTSGPYTDPDYSVDITKGLPALRSPWIHERGDVEEYLGRGIKPEDNGYLKANDPRANRNVFPGLKRKPLRAKKGQNVTQLHYARKGIITPEMEFIAIREKMKPEFVRDEVAKGRAIIPSNINHPEAEPMIIGRSFHVKINANIGNSAVSSSIEEEVEKMTWATRWGADNIMDLSTGKNIHTTREWIIRNAAVPVGTVPLYQALEKVNGVAEDLTWEVYRDTLIEQAEQGVDYFTIHAGVLLRYVPLTAKRVTGIVSRGGSIMAQWCLHHHKENFLYTHFEDICEIMKSYDIAFSLGDGLRPGSIADANDEAQFAELETLGELTKIAWKHDVQVMVEGPGHVPMHLIKENMDKQIEACQEAPFYTLGPLTTDIAPGYDHITSAIGAAMIGWYGTAMLCYVTPKEHLGLPNRDDVREGVITYKIAAHAADLAKGHPGARLRDDALSKARFEFRWRDQFHLALDPERAIEYHDETLPAEGAKTAHFCSMCGPKFCSMRISQDIRQYAKENKLDTNEAIEIGMKTKAQEFKQSGGNLYQ, from the coding sequence ATGTCCAACCATTCTGCAAACGAACAAAGAATTTCCATCAAGGCAAATTTTTCAGGTAGCAAGAAGGTTTATGTCACTGGTTCTCGGCCTGACATGAAGGTTCCGATGCGGGAAATCGAGTTAAGCCCGACCAGTGGTTCTTTCGGAGAATCCGAGAATCCACCTGTTCGTGTATATGACACGAGTGGACCTTATACAGATCCAGATTATTCCGTTGATATTACGAAAGGTCTTCCTGCCCTTCGCAGCCCATGGATTCATGAGCGTGGCGACGTGGAGGAGTATCTGGGTCGGGGTATCAAGCCTGAGGATAATGGCTATCTAAAGGCAAACGATCCACGCGCCAATCGTAACGTGTTCCCTGGGTTAAAGCGGAAACCATTACGTGCGAAAAAAGGCCAAAATGTTACGCAGCTTCATTATGCCAGAAAGGGAATCATCACGCCTGAAATGGAATTCATCGCGATTAGGGAAAAGATGAAGCCTGAATTCGTACGGGATGAGGTGGCAAAGGGTCGGGCGATTATTCCGTCTAATATCAACCATCCGGAAGCCGAGCCCATGATCATCGGTCGCAGCTTTCATGTGAAAATTAATGCGAATATTGGCAACTCTGCTGTTTCATCCTCGATTGAGGAGGAGGTTGAAAAAATGACCTGGGCAACGCGCTGGGGCGCTGATAATATTATGGATTTATCTACCGGAAAAAACATCCATACGACACGGGAATGGATTATTCGTAACGCAGCGGTGCCTGTGGGAACGGTCCCACTCTATCAGGCGCTGGAAAAAGTAAACGGGGTTGCGGAGGATCTGACCTGGGAGGTTTACCGTGATACTTTAATCGAACAAGCCGAGCAGGGCGTGGATTACTTCACGATTCATGCGGGAGTTCTTTTACGATATGTCCCGTTAACCGCCAAGCGTGTAACGGGGATTGTCTCTCGCGGTGGTTCGATCATGGCACAATGGTGCTTACACCACCATAAAGAAAACTTTTTATATACACACTTCGAGGACATCTGTGAAATCATGAAATCGTATGATATTGCCTTTTCATTAGGAGATGGCTTGCGTCCTGGCTCAATTGCCGATGCAAATGACGAAGCACAGTTTGCCGAATTAGAGACTCTTGGAGAGTTAACGAAAATCGCTTGGAAGCATGATGTCCAGGTCATGGTCGAAGGGCCGGGGCATGTTCCCATGCATCTGATTAAGGAGAATATGGATAAACAGATAGAAGCATGTCAAGAAGCCCCTTTTTATACACTGGGACCTCTGACAACCGATATCGCTCCTGGCTATGATCACATCACATCGGCGATTGGAGCAGCGATGATTGGCTGGTATGGTACTGCGATGCTATGTTATGTCACGCCAAAAGAACATTTGGGGTTACCGAATCGGGATGACGTTCGTGAAGGGGTTATCACGTATAAAATCGCAGCCCATGCGGCTGATTTAGCAAAAGGACATCCGGGAGCACGCCTTCGCGATGATGCCCTATCGAAAGCTCGTTTTGAATTCCGCTGGAGAGACCAGTTTCATTTAGCCTTAGACCCTGAACGCGCCATCGAATATCATGATGAAACCTTACCTGCAGAAGGAGCCAAAACCGCCCACTTCTGCTCCATGTGCGGGCCCAAATTTTGCAGCATGAGAATTTCCCAAGATATTCGTCAATACGCAAAAGAAAACAAACTTGATACGAACGAAGCGATTGAAATAGGTATGAAGACCAAAGCTCAAGAATTTAAGCAATCCGGCGGAAACCTCTATCAATGA